In Panthera tigris isolate Pti1 chromosome C1, P.tigris_Pti1_mat1.1, whole genome shotgun sequence, the following proteins share a genomic window:
- the LOC102960330 gene encoding LOW QUALITY PROTEIN: proline-rich protein 3-like (The sequence of the model RefSeq protein was modified relative to this genomic sequence to represent the inferred CDS: inserted 1 base in 1 codon), producing the protein MPPQGLGAPNFCEDLHVSVKKIWSISEEGWNITEEAKVSWEKLDYLREQGYFRGGRTLSHGATRLSQSFALPHCPPNPAVAIASTTTPKGKRQSQQQLPPPQQPPREETGDEEDGSPIALHRGPPGSRGPMIPPLLSLPLPPRGRCPIRGGLGPRCGPYGRGWWGANTGPPFPGPGHGGPSRGGFHKEQRNPRRLKSWSLIKNTCPPKDGPQVMEDKSNRLXHFAAKGHCRYEDLCAFYYPGVNGPPL; encoded by the exons ATGCCACCCCAGGGCCTAGGTGCTCCCAACTTCTGTGAGGACCTCCATGTTTCCG TGAAGAAGATTTGGAGTATCTCAGAGGAAGGCTGGAATATTACAGAGGAGGCTAAAGTCTCCTGGGAGAAGCTCGATTATTTGAGGGAGCAGGGGTACTTCAGAGGGGGCCGGACTCTTTCACATGGTGCAACGAGATTGTCTCAGAG ttttgccCTTCCTCACTGCCCTCCAAATCCCGCTGTAGCCATTGCCTCAACCACGACGCcgaaaggaaagaggcagagtcAGCAGCAGCTGCCTCCACCGCAGCAGCCCCCGCGGGAAGAGACTGGAGACGAGGAGGATGGGAGTCCCATAG CTCTTCACAGAGGTCCTCCAGGCTCAAGGGGACCAATGATTCCACCACTGCTGAGTCTCCCACTTCCTCCCCGGGGCAGATGCCCAATTCGGGGGGGCCTAGGCCCCAGATGTGGCCCATATGGTCGTGGTTGGTGGGGGGCCAACACTGGACCTCCTTTTCCTGGACCAGGCCATGGGGGTCCTTCCAGGGGAGGCTTTCACAAAGAGCAGAGAAATCCTCGAAGGCTCAAAAGTTGGTCTCTTATCAAAAATACCTGCCCACCCAAGGATGGCCCCCAAGTTATGGAAGACAAATCCAACCGCC GACACTTTGCCGCAAAGGGTCACTGTCGATATGAAGACCTCTGTGCCTTCTACTACCCAGGCGTCAATGGACCTCCTCTGTGA